A single genomic interval of Corylus avellana chromosome ca10, CavTom2PMs-1.0 harbors:
- the LOC132163998 gene encoding uncharacterized protein LOC132163998 isoform X2 codes for MSTTTTTTTTATRRAKWQYPPPPPTPRILHLPRRPRRRVTKTVASKPASAEARRDRQGKLEALFDQERAFSRTGVPIVVFDYGGGACERRRVRVEDSSSSSEMVEEKWRFQAEMLRAECNLLRMEREVAVKKLERSRVKMEKTLRSAVQTLVSGRKKICEGKNVSLILEEEIQDLVEKLEKLQRSSGVKGLQAKKYSNFDKQVSLLQRRLEKFGVPSDEICAEEISSVKEIREMAEASLSIKTGCRVDESFVSSGKCNVEILRRKMEGLSKGILLNRMEEEYRSMLSTSNSSVASSASSSKRIEFPNSSSSSIRQPDQETMSRDDNLCSGRCKAVVRKIVEQVRVETEQWSQMQEMLGQVRKEMEELQASRDFWEDRALNSDYQIQSLRADVQEWRQKALSSESKANALQGEMSALRCELESMKKDQNSGVMRAPGITQDAQNEMEKRVLVCRLKENHCTRDNVSKEASSDGRRKAHTSTAPKRSPFRDISNSSLLMRQNSRAIFPLHSPLPTDMAETYLRE; via the exons AtgtcaacaacaacaacaacaacaacaactgcAACAAGAAGAGCAAAATGGCAATACCCACCACCGCCGCCGACCCCAAGAATCCTCCATTTGCCACGCCGGCCTCGGCGGAGAGTCACCAAGACGGTGGCTTCCAAACCTGCCTCCGCCGAGGCCCGGCGTGACCGTCAAGGCAAGCTGGAGGCGCTTTTTGATCAAGAGCGTGCATTTTCAAGAACTGGGGTTCCAATAGTGGTGTTCGACTATGGCGGTGGGGCATGTGAGAGGAGGAGAGTGAGAGTTGAGgatagtagtagtagtagtgaGATGGTGGAGGAGAAGTGGAGGTTCCAGGCGGAGATGTTGAGGGCTGAGTGTAATTTGTTGAGGATGGAGAGGGAGGTCGCTGTCAAGAAGTTGGAGAGGAGCCGGGTGAAGATGGAGAAGACTCTGAGATCCGCTGTTCAGACTTTGGTTTCT ggaagaaagaaaatttgtgaAGGAAAGAATGTGAGCTTGATATTGGAGGAAGAGATCCAAGACCTGGTAGAGAAACTAGAGAAGTTGCAAAGGAGTTCAGGAGTAAAGGGTCTCCAAGCTAAGAAGTACAGTAATTTTGATAAACAAGTGTCTCTTCTTCAGAGACGGCTAGAGAAGTTTGGAGTACCATCGGACGAAATATGCGCGGAGGAGATCTCATCCGTTAAGGAGATACGGGAGATGGCGGAAGCAAGCTTGTCAATCAAAACAGGTTGTAGAGTCGATGAGAGCTTTGTTTCAAGTGGCAAATGCAAT GTGGAGATTCTAAGAAGGAAGATGGAGGGGCTGTCAAAGGGGATTTTGTTAAACAGAATGGAAGAGGAGTATAGATCAATGCTTTCTACATCAAACAGCTCTGTTGCCAGTTCTGCCTCCTCTTCCAAGCGAATTGAATTTCCtaattcatcttcttcctcaatAAGACAACCTGATCAG GAGACAATGTCCCGTGACGATAACCTGTGCTCAGGGCGTTGCAAGGCTGTAGTGCGAAAAATTGTAGAGCAAGTCCGAGTTGAGACAGAGCAATGGTCACAGATGCAGGAGATGCTAGGGCAAGTGAGGAAGGAGATGGAAGAATTGCAGGCTTCTCGAGACTTTTGGGAAGATCGAGCCCTCAACTCTGATTATCAAATCCAGTCCCTACGCGCTGAT GTGCAAGAATGGAGACAGAAGGCTCTTTCATCTGAAAGCAAAGCAAATGCGCTACAAGGGGAAATGTCTGCGCTCCGCTGTGAGCTTGAATCGATGAAGAAGGATCAAAACTCAGGAGTTATGAGGGCTCCAGGAATCACCCAGGATGCACAAAACGAGATGGAGAAGCGAGTACTAGTTTGTCGCTTGAAGGAGAATCACTGTACTAGAGATAATGTCAGCAAGGAGGCCTCAAGtgatggaagaagaaaagcacaTACATCTACTGCTCCAAAACGATCACCTTTCCGAGATATTAGCAACTCATCATTGCTGATGAGGCAAAATAGCAGAGCCATTTTCCCTTTGCATAGCCCCCTCCCGACCGATATGGCGGAGACCTATTTGAGAGAGTGA
- the LOC132163828 gene encoding NAC domain-containing protein 2-like, with product MEVNPNVMDSADILDLDFDFDFDYNYILEDCIDCFKNLPSGIRFATEQELITSCQKPQPRNQIIQANVYQYNPNILTEIYKEKDNGKGEWHFFTPRERKYPNGDRPNRSTGDGYWKASGADKSIKDARNIVVGFKKSLVFYEGKAPRGRKSHWIMHEYRINDAPRRKRTSANDMILDEVLCMIYYNTTHKSKTITGTDDEDPSTSNPTSAGSTTSSHDHLIASTSNLTSAGSKTTSHDHLIASTSNPTSVESAPSHYHHPIDKPVVDMHYCMQQQQHNYMLPQQYNTMMPQQQQLQNASRINDQPNYMAPNRPDHQFPGPGGNNVVANRPDNHQFTGVDSSNYGDQYYTMQGICTDNDFDDLLSKILNYNPMDDDILNDDLGWDHL from the exons ATGGAGGTGAACCCGAATGTGATGGATTCTGCTGAtattttagatttagatttcgATTTCGATTTCGATTACAATTATATCCTAGAAGATTGTATTGACTGCTTCAAGAATCTCCCATCTGGGATTAGGTTCGCCACTGAACAGGAGCTAATCACTTCCTGCCAGAAGCCCCAGCCACGAAACCAGATCATCCAGGCTAACGTTTATCAATACAACCCAAACATTCTTACAG aaatatacaaagaaaaagataacGGAAAAGGGGAATGGCACTTTTTCACACCAAGAGAAAGAAAGTACCCAAATGGAGATCGACCAAATCGATCAACGGGTGATGGATATTGGAAGGCTAGCGGAGCTGACAAGTCAATTAAAGATGCAAgaaatattgttgttgggtttaAGAAGTCACTGGTGTTTTACGAAGGAAAAGCTCCCAGAGGTCGCAAGTCCCATTGGATTATGCATGAATATAGGATCAACGATGCTCCTCGTCGAAAGAGAACATCTGCAAATGACATGATA tTGGATGAAGTCTTATGTATGATCTATTACAACACCACTCATAAATCTAAAACCATTACGGGTACAGATGATGAGGATCCATCAACTTCAAACCCGACTTCAGCTGGATCCACAACTTCTTCCCATGATCATCTGATAGCCTCAACTTCAAACCTGACTTCAGCTGGATCCAAAACAACTTCCCATGATCATCTGATAGCCTCAACTTCAAACCCGACTTCAGTTGAATCCGCACCTTCCCATTATCATCATCCGATTGATAAGCCTGTTGTGGATATGCATTACTGtatgcagcagcagcagcacaACTATATGCTGCCGCAGCAGTACAACACTATGATGCCACAGCAACAACAACTACAAAATGCATCCCGGATAAATGATCAACCCAACTATATGGCTCCAAACAGGCCTGATCATCAATTTCCAGGACCAGGAGGAAACAATGTGGTTGCAAACCGGCCTGATAATCATCAGTTTACAGGAGTGGACAGCAGCAATTATGGAGATCAATATTATACCATGCAAGGCATCTGTACGGACAACGACTTTGATGATTTGCTTTCTAAAATTCTCAATTATAATCCGATGGATGATGATATCTTGAATGATGATTTGGGCTGGGACCATTTATGA
- the LOC132163998 gene encoding uncharacterized protein LOC132163998 isoform X1, with amino-acid sequence MSTTTTTTTTATRRAKWQYPPPPPTPRILHLPRRPRRRVTKTVASKPASAEARRDRQGKLEALFDQERAFSRTGVPIVVFDYGGGACERRRVRVEDSSSSSEMVEEKWRFQAEMLRAECNLLRMEREVAVKKLERSRVKMEKTLRSAVQTLVSGRKKICEGKNVSLILEEEIQDLVEKLEKLQRSSGVKGLQAKKYSNFDKQVSLLQRRLEKFGVPSDEICAEEISSVKEIREMAEASLSIKTGCRVDESFVSSGKCNISQVEILRRKMEGLSKGILLNRMEEEYRSMLSTSNSSVASSASSSKRIEFPNSSSSSIRQPDQETMSRDDNLCSGRCKAVVRKIVEQVRVETEQWSQMQEMLGQVRKEMEELQASRDFWEDRALNSDYQIQSLRADVQEWRQKALSSESKANALQGEMSALRCELESMKKDQNSGVMRAPGITQDAQNEMEKRVLVCRLKENHCTRDNVSKEASSDGRRKAHTSTAPKRSPFRDISNSSLLMRQNSRAIFPLHSPLPTDMAETYLRE; translated from the exons AtgtcaacaacaacaacaacaacaacaactgcAACAAGAAGAGCAAAATGGCAATACCCACCACCGCCGCCGACCCCAAGAATCCTCCATTTGCCACGCCGGCCTCGGCGGAGAGTCACCAAGACGGTGGCTTCCAAACCTGCCTCCGCCGAGGCCCGGCGTGACCGTCAAGGCAAGCTGGAGGCGCTTTTTGATCAAGAGCGTGCATTTTCAAGAACTGGGGTTCCAATAGTGGTGTTCGACTATGGCGGTGGGGCATGTGAGAGGAGGAGAGTGAGAGTTGAGgatagtagtagtagtagtgaGATGGTGGAGGAGAAGTGGAGGTTCCAGGCGGAGATGTTGAGGGCTGAGTGTAATTTGTTGAGGATGGAGAGGGAGGTCGCTGTCAAGAAGTTGGAGAGGAGCCGGGTGAAGATGGAGAAGACTCTGAGATCCGCTGTTCAGACTTTGGTTTCT ggaagaaagaaaatttgtgaAGGAAAGAATGTGAGCTTGATATTGGAGGAAGAGATCCAAGACCTGGTAGAGAAACTAGAGAAGTTGCAAAGGAGTTCAGGAGTAAAGGGTCTCCAAGCTAAGAAGTACAGTAATTTTGATAAACAAGTGTCTCTTCTTCAGAGACGGCTAGAGAAGTTTGGAGTACCATCGGACGAAATATGCGCGGAGGAGATCTCATCCGTTAAGGAGATACGGGAGATGGCGGAAGCAAGCTTGTCAATCAAAACAGGTTGTAGAGTCGATGAGAGCTTTGTTTCAAGTGGCAAATGCAAT ATTTCGCAGGTGGAGATTCTAAGAAGGAAGATGGAGGGGCTGTCAAAGGGGATTTTGTTAAACAGAATGGAAGAGGAGTATAGATCAATGCTTTCTACATCAAACAGCTCTGTTGCCAGTTCTGCCTCCTCTTCCAAGCGAATTGAATTTCCtaattcatcttcttcctcaatAAGACAACCTGATCAG GAGACAATGTCCCGTGACGATAACCTGTGCTCAGGGCGTTGCAAGGCTGTAGTGCGAAAAATTGTAGAGCAAGTCCGAGTTGAGACAGAGCAATGGTCACAGATGCAGGAGATGCTAGGGCAAGTGAGGAAGGAGATGGAAGAATTGCAGGCTTCTCGAGACTTTTGGGAAGATCGAGCCCTCAACTCTGATTATCAAATCCAGTCCCTACGCGCTGAT GTGCAAGAATGGAGACAGAAGGCTCTTTCATCTGAAAGCAAAGCAAATGCGCTACAAGGGGAAATGTCTGCGCTCCGCTGTGAGCTTGAATCGATGAAGAAGGATCAAAACTCAGGAGTTATGAGGGCTCCAGGAATCACCCAGGATGCACAAAACGAGATGGAGAAGCGAGTACTAGTTTGTCGCTTGAAGGAGAATCACTGTACTAGAGATAATGTCAGCAAGGAGGCCTCAAGtgatggaagaagaaaagcacaTACATCTACTGCTCCAAAACGATCACCTTTCCGAGATATTAGCAACTCATCATTGCTGATGAGGCAAAATAGCAGAGCCATTTTCCCTTTGCATAGCCCCCTCCCGACCGATATGGCGGAGACCTATTTGAGAGAGTGA
- the LOC132163827 gene encoding NAC domain-containing protein 1-like yields the protein MEIVENGKQNIKREQAVAVDAAVDDQSSLCRRMYDLDITGHGKRHRVDDDDDEEYFRNLPPGYGFYLDDDVLIEVYLKPKLFNRPLPKDLIINDIDIYLHSPEILAETYKHCGVEDEDDEDQIKEWYYFTPRYRKYPRGSLRPRRSAGDGYWKATGAERQIKDKVNTIIGFSKTLVFYKGEPPKGQKTNWIMREYRLNNPPPLRPTKDIMRLDDCVLCRIYKKKVYLNKPKSKRTKANIEAKDRKRVRVIKAAKSTPSLSNGAPQQSKLIDPPPSYYRTYHVGESSASLPPCNSIDAPLLDQSSTSLPPFNSIDAPRQSQLIYQSSTSLPPCNSNGVRTPKLPLFSKYELEVVIDEMKI from the exons ATGGAGATTGTTGAGAATGGGAAGCAGAATATCAAGCGAGAGCAAGCAGTTGCCGTCGACGCTGCTGTAGATGATCAGTCCTCTCTTTGTCGTCGCATGTACGACTTAGACATAACTGGCCATGGAAAGAGACATCGAGTTGACGATGATGACGACGAGGAGTACTTCAGAAATCTGCCACCTGGGTATGGGTTCTATCTCGACGACGATGTGCTAATTGAGGTGTACTTGAAGCCCAAGCTGTTTAACCGGCCCCTCCCAAAAGACCTGATAATTAACGACATTGACATATATCTCCACAGCCCTGAAATTCTTGCAG AAACGTACAAACATTGTGgagttgaagatgaagatgatgaagatcAAATTAAGGAATGGTACTATTTTACTCCAAGATATCGAAAGTACCCAAGAGGAAGTCTTCGTCCAAGGCGATCAGCGGGTGATGGATACTGGAAGGCAACTGGAGCTGAGAGGCAAATTAAAGATAAGGTAAACACCATTATTGGGTTTTCTAAAACACTGGTTTTCTACAAAGGAGAACCTCCAAAGGGTCAGAAGACCAATTGGATTATGCGTGAATATAGGCTCAATAATCCTCCTCCTCTCAGGCCAACCAAAGACATCATGAGA CTAGACGACTGTGTTCTATGCAGGATCTATAAGAAGAAAGTAtatttaaataaaccaaaatccaaaaggaCCAAAGCCAATATTGAAGCTAAAGATCGtaagagagtgagagtgatcaAGGCAGCTAAATCCACCCCATCTTTGTCGAATGGTGCACCGCAGCAGTCCAAATTGATTGATCCACCTCCGTCGTATTATCGAACTTATCATGTAGGTGAATCCTCCGCATCTTTGCCACCTTGCAACTCAATTGATGCTCCACTGTTGGATCAATCCTCCACATCTTTGCCACCTTTCAACTCGATTGATGCTCCACGACAATCCCAATTGATTTATCAATCATCCACGTCTTTGCCACCTTGCAACTCAAATGGTGTCCGAACCCCGAAACTTCCACTCTTCTCTAAATATGAATTAGAAGTTGTAATTgatgaaatgaaaatttag
- the LOC132163830 gene encoding NAC domain-containing protein 2-like: protein MEVNPNVMDSADILDLDFDFDFDYNYILEDCIDCFKNLPSGIRFATEQELITSCQKPQPRNQIIQANVYQYNPNILTEIYKEKDNGKGEWHFFTPRERKYPNRDRPNRSTGDGYWKASGADKSIKDARNIVVGFKKSLVFYEGKAPRGRKSHWIMHEYRINDAPRRKRTSANDMILDEVLCMIYYNTTHKSKTITGTDDEDPSTSNPTSAGSTTSSHDHLIASTSNLTSAGSKTTSHDHLIASTSNPTSVESAPSHYHHPIDKPVVDMHYCMQQQQHNYMLPQQYNTMMPQQQQLLQNASRINDQPNYMASNRPDHQFPGPGGNNVVANRPDNHQFTGGVDSSNYGNQYHTMQGICTDNNFDDLLSKILNYNPIDDDILNDDLGGCTDNDFDDLLSKILNYNPMDDDILNNDLGRRTD, encoded by the exons ATGGAGGTGAACCCGAATGTGATGGATTCTGCTGAtattttagatttagatttcgATTTCGATTTCGATTACAATTATATCCTAGAAGATTGTATTGACTGCTTCAAGAATCTCCCATCTGGGATTAGGTTCGCCACTGAACAGGAGCTAATCACTTCCTGCCAGAAGCCCCAGCCACGAAACCAGATCATCCAGGCTAACGTTTATCAATACAACCCAAACATTCTTACAG aaatatacaaagaaaaagataacGGAAAAGGGGAATGGCACTTTTTCACACCAAGAGAAAGAAAGTACCCAAATAGAGATCGACCAAATCGATCAACGGGTGATGGATATTGGAAGGCTAGCGGAGCTGACAAGTCAATTAAAGATGCAAgaaatattgttgttgggtttaAGAAGTCACTGGTGTTTTACGAAGGAAAAGCTCCCAGAGGTCGCAAGTCCCATTGGATTATGCATGAATATAGGATCAACGATGCTCCTCGTCGAAAGAGAACATCTGCAAATGACATGATA tTGGATGAAGTCTTATGTATGATCTATTACAACACCACTCATAAATCTAAAACCATTACGGGTACAGATGATGAGGATCCATCAACTTCAAACCCGACTTCAGCTGGATCCACAACTTCTTCCCATGATCATCTGATAGCCTCAACTTCAAACCTGACTTCAGCTGGATCCAAAACAACTTCCCATGATCATCTGATAGCCTCAACTTCAAACCCGACTTCAGTTGAATCCGCACCTTCCCATTATCATCATCCGATTGATAAGCCTGTTGTGGATATGCATTACTGtatgcagcagcagcagcacaACTATATGCTGCCGCAGCAGTACAACACTATGATGCCACAGCAACAACAACTACTCCAAAATGCATCCCGGATAAATGATCAACCCAACTATATGGCTTCAAACAGGCCTGATCATCAATTTCCAGGACCAGGAGGAAATAATGTGGTTGCAAACCGGCCTGATAATCATCAATTTACAGGGGGAGTGGATAGCAGCAATTATGGAAATCAATATCATACCATGCAAGGCATCTGTACGGACAACAACTTTGATGATTTGCTCTCTAAAATTCTCAATTATAATCCGATAGATGATGATATCCTGAATGATGATTTGGGCGGATGTACGGACAACGACTTTGATGATTTGCTCTCTAAAATTCTCAATTATAATCCGATGGATGATGATATCCTGAATAATGATTTGGGCAGACGTACGGACTGA
- the LOC132163983 gene encoding uncharacterized protein LOC132163983, which yields MAAKYIIGSLVGSFAIAYTCDYFLADKKIFGGTTPKTVSSKEWLEETDKKFQAWPRTAGPPVVMNPIRRQNFIVKSQPE from the exons ATGGCAGCAAAGTACATCATAGGATCTCTTGTGGGATCCTTTGCAATTGCTTATACTTGTGACTATTTTCTCGCTGACAAGAAGATATTTGGTG GTACCACCCCTAAAACTGTTTCAAGCAAGGAATGGTTGGAAGAAACTGATAAGAAGTTCCAGGCTTGGCCGCGCACAGCAGGGCCTCCAGTTGTGATGAACCCTATCCGTCGCCAGAACTTCATTGTCAAGTCCCAGCCTGAATAG